One Arthrobacter sp. FW306-07-I genomic window carries:
- the speB gene encoding agmatinase: MEELRIEANGNLGPIDSSRIPRYAGAATYARLPRLDQVDKADVTVVGVPFDSGVSYRPGARFGANHVREASRLLRPYNPAWDVSPFENIQVADAGDMAVNPFNINDAIETIQQNALDLTAAGSKLLTLGGDHTIALPLLRAAAERAGGPIAMLHFDAHLDTWDTYFGAEYTHGTPFRRAVEEGILDTEAISHIGTRGPLYGKKDLDDDHRFGFGIVTSADVYYQGVLETVAKVRDRIGNRPLYISVDIDVLDPAHAPGTGTPEAGGITSRELLEIIRGFRGMNLVGADVVEVSPAYDHAEITGVAASHVAYELVTLMAENAAPGSRIGAENGYAAQALGQETRRPAGFAAATKE, translated from the coding sequence TTGGAAGAGCTGCGCATTGAAGCCAACGGCAACCTTGGCCCCATCGATTCATCCCGGATTCCCCGCTACGCCGGAGCTGCCACGTATGCCCGCCTTCCGCGCCTGGACCAGGTGGACAAAGCCGACGTCACGGTAGTGGGCGTCCCCTTTGACTCAGGCGTTTCCTACCGTCCGGGAGCCCGCTTCGGCGCCAATCATGTCCGCGAGGCGAGCCGCCTGCTGCGTCCCTACAACCCCGCCTGGGATGTGAGCCCGTTCGAAAACATCCAGGTGGCCGATGCCGGGGACATGGCGGTCAACCCGTTCAACATCAACGACGCCATTGAGACCATCCAGCAGAACGCGCTGGACCTCACCGCCGCGGGGAGCAAGCTGCTGACCCTGGGCGGGGACCACACCATCGCCCTGCCGCTGCTGCGCGCCGCCGCCGAACGTGCGGGTGGACCCATTGCCATGCTCCACTTTGATGCCCACCTGGACACATGGGACACCTACTTCGGCGCCGAATACACGCACGGCACGCCTTTCCGCCGGGCGGTGGAGGAAGGCATCCTGGACACCGAGGCCATCAGCCACATCGGCACCCGCGGCCCGCTTTATGGAAAGAAGGACCTCGACGACGACCACCGCTTTGGGTTCGGCATCGTCACCTCCGCGGACGTCTACTACCAGGGCGTACTGGAGACGGTGGCCAAGGTCCGGGACCGGATCGGCAACCGCCCGCTCTATATCTCCGTGGACATCGACGTCCTGGACCCCGCCCACGCTCCGGGTACCGGCACTCCCGAGGCCGGCGGCATCACCAGCCGCGAACTCCTGGAGATCATCCGGGGCTTCCGCGGCATGAACCTGGTGGGTGCCGACGTCGTCGAAGTCTCTCCTGCCTATGACCACGCGGAGATCACCGGCGTTGCCGCCAGCCACGTCGCCTACGAACTGGTGACCCTCATGGCGGAGAACGCCGCTCCCGGAAGCCGTATTGGCGCGGAAAACGGATACGCGGCGCAGGCTCTTGGCCAGGAAACCCGCCGCCCCGCCGGCTTCGCGGCCGCCACCAAGGAGTAG
- a CDS encoding GntR family transcriptional regulator — protein sequence MANNLGLTIDRSSPVPLYHQVVQGIEAAIYSGALEPGSRLDNEIDLAAQLNLSRPTMRKAMDELVRSGLLVRKRGVGTQVVSSQVRRPLELSSLYDDLTNNGKKPTTDVLSFSHVEADDATIATLQLPAGSKVYHFTRLRKVGGKPLALMENWVRDDIADIDEAMLRAEGLYSILRRGGVNFRLATQRIGAKTADDYQASMLDTAAGSALVTMERTAVDDTGRRVETGHHVYRADSYSFEMTLVQR from the coding sequence GTGGCGAACAATCTGGGACTCACCATCGACCGCTCCTCCCCCGTGCCCCTGTACCACCAGGTGGTCCAGGGTATTGAAGCGGCCATCTACAGCGGCGCACTGGAACCCGGCAGCCGACTGGACAACGAAATCGACCTGGCGGCCCAGCTCAACCTGTCCCGGCCCACCATGCGCAAGGCCATGGACGAACTGGTCCGTTCCGGCCTCCTGGTGCGCAAGCGCGGTGTAGGAACCCAGGTGGTCTCCAGCCAGGTCCGCCGCCCGCTGGAACTCTCCAGCCTCTATGACGACCTCACCAACAACGGCAAGAAGCCCACCACCGACGTCCTGAGTTTCTCGCATGTGGAGGCGGATGACGCCACCATCGCCACGCTGCAGCTGCCGGCAGGCTCCAAGGTGTACCACTTCACCCGGCTCCGTAAAGTGGGCGGCAAGCCGCTGGCCCTCATGGAGAACTGGGTGCGCGACGATATCGCTGACATAGATGAGGCCATGCTGCGGGCCGAGGGGCTCTACTCCATCCTGCGCCGCGGCGGTGTGAACTTCCGGCTGGCAACCCAGCGTATCGGCGCCAAAACCGCCGATGATTACCAAGCCTCCATGCTGGACACCGCGGCCGGGTCTGCGCTGGTCACGATGGAACGCACCGCCGTGGACGATACCGGCCGCAGGGTTGAAACGGGCCACCACGTGTACCGCGCCGATTCCTACAGCTTCGAAATGACACTCGTCCAGCGCTAA
- a CDS encoding LOG family protein has translation MNFAGSLGPRPRTLEVQDLASFDRLVAGGAVNLHGWHAQSLDLRGRSAALKSVSVEGAMFLGCLFDDGMEGYLRSRGALIFPRLEGVPFDPYRAALYSPAELYAGLATSPYEEVPDARIYHWSIQPGQRHRVDSTLASALHDHAIGDALDELTRSGTWTRRSIVGVMGGHAAPRGSREFAEAARLGRLLALDGHSVATGGGPGAMEAANLGAYLSQASDGDVQAALATLAVVPGFRPSVSAWARAAAAVVERHPDGTPSLGIPTWFYGHEPPNYFATHIAKYFANAIREAILLELCHGGIVFLPGAAGTVQEIFQDACENYYGAREKVAPMVLVGRRHWEQEYPAWPMLRSLAAGRAMADYIFLVDTVDEAVEVLRER, from the coding sequence ATGAATTTTGCCGGTAGCCTTGGTCCCCGCCCGCGCACCCTCGAGGTCCAGGACTTGGCCAGCTTCGACCGCCTGGTGGCCGGCGGCGCCGTCAACCTGCACGGCTGGCATGCGCAGTCGCTGGACCTGCGGGGCCGGTCGGCAGCACTGAAAAGCGTGAGCGTCGAGGGCGCGATGTTCCTGGGCTGCCTCTTCGATGACGGCATGGAGGGCTACCTCCGGAGCCGCGGAGCCCTGATCTTCCCCAGGCTGGAAGGTGTCCCGTTCGATCCCTACCGGGCGGCCCTGTATTCCCCGGCTGAGCTGTACGCCGGACTGGCCACGTCCCCGTATGAGGAGGTGCCGGACGCGCGCATCTACCACTGGAGCATCCAGCCGGGCCAGCGGCACCGGGTGGACTCAACCTTGGCCTCTGCCCTGCACGACCATGCCATCGGTGATGCACTGGACGAGCTGACCCGCTCCGGGACCTGGACCCGACGGTCCATCGTCGGCGTCATGGGCGGCCACGCGGCGCCGCGCGGCAGTCGGGAGTTCGCGGAGGCGGCGCGGCTGGGGAGGCTGCTGGCCCTCGACGGCCATTCGGTGGCTACCGGCGGTGGGCCGGGTGCCATGGAGGCGGCGAACCTGGGCGCCTACCTGAGCCAGGCGTCCGACGGCGACGTGCAGGCAGCGCTGGCCACGCTCGCCGTTGTTCCCGGGTTCCGCCCCTCGGTGTCGGCGTGGGCACGTGCGGCCGCCGCCGTCGTCGAACGCCATCCGGACGGGACGCCCTCGCTTGGCATCCCCACCTGGTTCTACGGGCACGAGCCGCCCAACTACTTTGCCACGCACATCGCCAAATACTTTGCCAACGCCATCCGGGAGGCAATCCTGCTGGAACTGTGCCACGGCGGGATTGTCTTCCTGCCCGGCGCCGCCGGCACAGTGCAGGAGATCTTCCAGGACGCCTGCGAGAACTACTACGGCGCCCGCGAAAAGGTGGCGCCCATGGTACTGGTGGGGCGGCGCCATTGGGAGCAGGAATACCCGGCCTGGCCCATGCTGCGCAGCCTCGCGGCCGGCCGGGCCATGGCGGATTACATTTTCCTGGTGGACACGGTGGACGAAGCAGTGGAGGTCCTCCGGGAACGCTGA
- a CDS encoding sodium:solute symporter: MDARAINIAIVVVYLLAMLAFGWWGKSRTKNNSDFLVAGRRLGPFLYTGTMAAVVLGGASTVGGVGLGYKFGISGMWLVVAIGAGVLLLSLLFAGTIQKLKIYTVSQMLSFRYGSRATEASGIVMLAYTLMLCATSTGAYATIFVVLFGLDRALAIAIGGAIVLVYSTIGGMWSITLADQVQFVIKTVGIFFLMLPFTLNAAGGLDGIRSRVDASFFQMDGIGVQTIITYFVVYTLGLLIGQDIWQRVFTAKTPKVARWGGATAGIYCILYGVAGALIGMAASVALSNVKIAAKDDVYAEVAQNLLPVGIGGLVLAAAVAAMMSTASGALIAAATVARADVLPFVAGWFGKTVNTGDTENPEHDVKANRIWVLALGIVAIVIAIITKDVVAALTIAYDILVGGLLVAILGGLVWKRGTGLAAAASMAVGSVVTLGTMIILEINAKAPLDGIYANEPIYYGLIASAVVYIAASLLTRPTDPAVMQAWQRRVSGQEPEDAPEEVLAGR; this comes from the coding sequence ATGGATGCACGTGCCATCAACATCGCCATCGTGGTGGTGTACCTTCTCGCAATGCTGGCCTTCGGCTGGTGGGGCAAGTCCCGTACCAAAAACAACAGTGACTTCCTGGTGGCAGGCCGCCGCCTTGGCCCGTTCCTCTACACCGGAACCATGGCCGCCGTCGTCCTCGGCGGAGCCTCCACCGTTGGCGGCGTGGGGCTCGGCTACAAGTTCGGCATCTCCGGCATGTGGCTGGTGGTGGCCATTGGCGCGGGCGTCCTGCTGCTGAGCCTCCTCTTCGCTGGCACCATCCAGAAGCTGAAGATCTACACGGTGTCCCAGATGCTCTCCTTCCGCTACGGGAGCAGGGCAACCGAAGCCTCGGGCATCGTCATGCTGGCCTACACACTGATGCTTTGCGCCACCTCCACCGGCGCCTACGCCACCATCTTCGTGGTGCTGTTCGGCCTGGATCGGGCGCTGGCTATCGCCATCGGCGGCGCCATCGTGCTGGTGTACTCCACCATCGGCGGCATGTGGTCCATCACCTTGGCGGACCAGGTGCAGTTCGTCATCAAGACCGTGGGCATCTTCTTCCTCATGCTCCCGTTCACCCTGAACGCCGCCGGTGGCCTGGACGGGATCCGCAGCCGGGTGGACGCCAGCTTCTTCCAGATGGACGGCATCGGCGTCCAGACGATCATCACCTACTTCGTGGTCTACACCCTTGGCCTGCTGATCGGCCAGGACATCTGGCAGCGCGTGTTCACCGCCAAGACGCCCAAGGTAGCCCGCTGGGGCGGCGCCACGGCCGGCATCTACTGCATCCTCTACGGCGTGGCCGGGGCCCTGATCGGCATGGCCGCCAGCGTGGCCCTCTCCAACGTCAAGATCGCCGCCAAGGACGACGTTTACGCAGAGGTGGCCCAGAACCTGCTCCCCGTCGGCATCGGCGGGCTGGTCCTGGCAGCCGCCGTCGCCGCCATGATGTCCACCGCTTCCGGCGCCCTCATTGCCGCTGCCACCGTTGCCCGCGCCGACGTCCTCCCGTTCGTGGCCGGCTGGTTCGGCAAGACGGTCAACACCGGGGACACCGAGAACCCGGAGCATGACGTCAAGGCCAACCGCATCTGGGTTCTTGCCCTGGGCATTGTGGCCATCGTCATCGCCATCATCACCAAGGACGTGGTGGCGGCCCTGACCATCGCCTACGACATCCTGGTGGGCGGGCTCCTGGTGGCCATCCTGGGCGGACTCGTGTGGAAGCGCGGCACCGGCCTGGCCGCCGCGGCCTCCATGGCCGTCGGCTCCGTCGTGACCCTGGGCACCATGATCATCCTCGAAATCAACGCCAAGGCGCCCCTGGACGGAATTTACGCCAACGAGCCCATCTACTACGGCCTGATTGCCTCCGCCGTTGTCTACATTGCGGCGTCACTGCTCACCCGGCCCACGGACCCCGCAGTTATGCAGGCGTGGCAGCGCCGGGTTTCCGGGCAGGAACCCGAGGACGCCCCGGAGGAAGTCCTCGCCGGCCGCTGA
- a CDS encoding DUF559 domain-containing protein, giving the protein MDLIEYLHKCGGVARSGQFLAAGFPRRDLLKLKDLGVAQPKRGVFALPGCDPHLLVAVMHNARLSCASAAAHYGLWLRNPPERPHLACNHGHGSGFIRHRTVRFQGNPLLPVAAIEDVALHALTCLAPPASTALATSAIRLHGVPRELLASQLQADRSGTARRILRGLDLRAESIVEVDAQHLFRSQGIDYEPQVFLPGIGRVDFLIAGFLIVELDGFAFHSKRTDMLRDRKRNNAAAVSGYAVLRFMPEHIWFDPGSVVREIRTVLAGGQRSPRR; this is encoded by the coding sequence GTGGACCTCATCGAATACCTGCACAAGTGCGGCGGTGTGGCCAGGTCCGGCCAATTCCTGGCGGCAGGATTCCCGCGCCGGGACCTGCTGAAACTCAAGGATCTCGGCGTTGCCCAGCCCAAGAGGGGCGTATTCGCCCTGCCGGGCTGCGACCCCCATCTCCTGGTGGCCGTCATGCACAATGCCAGGCTGAGCTGTGCCAGCGCCGCCGCCCATTACGGCCTGTGGCTGCGCAACCCACCCGAACGCCCGCATCTGGCGTGCAATCACGGACACGGCAGCGGCTTCATCCGGCATCGCACGGTCAGGTTCCAGGGCAACCCTTTACTCCCCGTTGCAGCCATCGAGGACGTAGCCCTTCATGCCCTGACGTGCCTGGCGCCACCGGCGTCCACCGCGCTGGCAACCTCAGCGATCAGGCTGCACGGAGTGCCCCGCGAACTGCTGGCATCCCAGCTGCAGGCAGACCGCTCCGGAACCGCCCGCCGCATCCTGCGCGGGCTGGATCTGCGGGCAGAATCCATCGTTGAGGTCGATGCCCAACACCTGTTCCGCAGCCAGGGCATCGACTACGAACCACAGGTCTTCCTCCCGGGGATCGGTCGCGTGGACTTCCTGATCGCAGGGTTTCTGATTGTGGAGCTTGACGGCTTTGCCTTCCACTCCAAACGCACCGATATGCTTCGGGACCGGAAGCGCAATAATGCCGCAGCCGTCAGCGGTTACGCCGTCCTTCGCTTCATGCCGGAGCACATCTGGTTTGATCCCGGCTCGGTCGTCAGGGAAATCAGGACGGTACTGGCGGGAGGCCAGCGGAGCCCGCGCCGATAA
- a CDS encoding VIT1/CCC1 transporter family protein: MSQHAQSNPHAIPQEAPHTVQPQPSPSNIKRWRQYLADERAEAAVYRDLAQNREGEERAILLALAEAEGRHEAHWLALLGEHAGKPRRASTRSRFLGFLARHFGSVFVLALAQRAEGRSPYAKDPNATPAMAADEQIHEEVVRGLATRGRNRLAGTFRAAVFGANDGLVSNLSLVMGMAASGVASSVVLLSGIAGLLAGAMSMGAGEFISVRSQRELLAATRPTQITLAAAPKLDLENNELLLVYLARGMSREAAEHRVAERTGQLSCDCDPSLSLQPELAEEDDRHEAVGTAWGAALSSFCFFASGAVIPILPFVFGMTGVAALVVAGALVGISLLATGAAVGLLSGTSPLTRGLRQLAIGLGAAAITYLLGMLFGTAVG; this comes from the coding sequence GTGTCGCAGCACGCCCAATCCAATCCGCATGCCATACCCCAGGAGGCCCCGCACACCGTGCAACCCCAGCCCTCGCCGTCGAACATCAAGCGGTGGCGCCAGTACCTGGCCGATGAGCGCGCCGAAGCCGCCGTCTACCGTGACCTGGCACAGAACCGCGAGGGGGAAGAGCGCGCCATCCTCCTGGCCCTGGCCGAGGCCGAAGGCCGGCACGAGGCACACTGGCTGGCACTGCTCGGTGAGCACGCCGGCAAACCCAGGAGGGCATCCACACGAAGCCGGTTCCTGGGGTTCCTGGCCCGGCACTTCGGCTCCGTGTTCGTGCTGGCCCTAGCCCAGCGCGCCGAGGGCCGCTCCCCTTACGCCAAGGACCCCAACGCCACCCCGGCCATGGCCGCCGATGAGCAGATCCATGAGGAAGTGGTCCGAGGCCTGGCAACGCGCGGCCGCAACCGCCTGGCCGGTACGTTCCGCGCGGCCGTCTTCGGGGCCAATGACGGTTTGGTCAGCAATTTGTCCCTGGTGATGGGCATGGCCGCATCCGGTGTGGCCAGCAGCGTGGTGCTGCTCAGCGGCATCGCCGGGCTCCTGGCCGGCGCCATGTCCATGGGCGCAGGTGAATTCATCTCCGTCCGGTCCCAGCGCGAATTGCTGGCCGCCACCCGTCCAACGCAGATCACCCTGGCGGCGGCGCCCAAGCTGGACCTCGAGAACAACGAACTCCTCCTGGTGTATTTGGCCCGCGGGATGTCCCGGGAAGCGGCGGAACACCGGGTTGCCGAGCGCACGGGCCAGTTGTCCTGCGACTGCGATCCCAGCCTGTCCCTGCAGCCGGAGCTCGCGGAGGAAGACGACCGGCACGAGGCAGTGGGCACGGCGTGGGGAGCCGCATTGTCCAGTTTCTGCTTCTTCGCCTCCGGCGCGGTCATCCCCATCCTGCCCTTCGTGTTTGGCATGACCGGCGTCGCAGCCCTCGTCGTGGCAGGGGCCCTGGTGGGCATTTCCCTGCTGGCGACCGGCGCCGCCGTCGGCCTGCTGTCCGGCACGTCCCCGCTGACCCGCGGGCTGCGGCAGCTGGCCATCGGCCTGGGCGCGGCCGCCATCACGTACCTGCTGGGCATGCTGTTCGGCACGGCGGTGGGCTAG
- a CDS encoding helix-turn-helix domain-containing protein, translated as MKALPVEPSNVPVAIGSRIRAARQSQRLTIEQVADATGLTKGFLSRVERDLTSPSVASLVTLCQVLSISIGDLFAAPETHLTKRNDGPRISLGGQGIVERLLTARSERRVQIIQAVIEPHGRGESELYAVDCDVDVLHVIKGSIKLILTNEEYDLSTGDTVTFPGREPHTWVNPTDKPVEVLWVLVPAASR; from the coding sequence ATGAAGGCACTGCCAGTTGAGCCCAGCAACGTCCCGGTTGCCATCGGCTCCAGGATCCGGGCCGCCCGGCAGTCCCAGCGGCTCACCATCGAGCAGGTAGCCGACGCCACCGGGCTGACCAAGGGTTTCCTGAGCCGGGTGGAGCGGGACCTGACCTCGCCCTCCGTTGCTTCCCTGGTGACGCTGTGCCAAGTGCTGTCCATTTCCATTGGCGACCTCTTTGCCGCGCCTGAAACCCACCTGACCAAGCGGAACGACGGCCCGCGGATTTCGCTGGGCGGCCAGGGCATCGTGGAACGCCTCCTGACTGCCCGCTCGGAACGCCGGGTCCAGATCATCCAGGCCGTCATCGAACCGCACGGCCGTGGCGAGTCCGAGCTCTACGCCGTGGACTGCGACGTGGATGTGCTGCACGTGATCAAGGGGTCCATCAAGTTGATCCTGACCAACGAGGAATACGACCTCAGCACCGGCGACACGGTTACCTTCCCCGGCCGCGAACCCCACACCTGGGTCAACCCCACGGATAAGCCGGTCGAGGTGCTCTGGGTCCTGGTCCCCGCGGCCAGCCGCTGA
- a CDS encoding MarR family winged helix-turn-helix transcriptional regulator gives MSVAPATAADLVSHIYDLQRALRCVTMINAKGQDTGIALQGVLRFIGEGETRAAHLAERLGVSAPVLSRHVAELADAGLVVRTPDPEDGRAQLLALSPQGKAKLAELVQHRAETLQAYLADWNEDDATATAAMLNKLTASLKNSIRARAAGTTTEHEKQESING, from the coding sequence ATGTCTGTCGCACCGGCCACTGCAGCCGACCTTGTCAGCCACATCTATGACCTGCAGCGCGCGCTGCGCTGCGTCACTATGATCAACGCCAAAGGCCAGGACACCGGCATCGCCCTCCAGGGCGTGCTCAGGTTCATCGGCGAAGGGGAGACCCGGGCCGCGCACCTTGCAGAGCGCCTGGGGGTCAGTGCGCCGGTGCTCAGCCGGCACGTTGCCGAGCTGGCGGATGCGGGCCTGGTGGTCCGCACCCCGGATCCGGAGGATGGCCGGGCACAGCTGCTGGCACTCTCCCCGCAGGGGAAAGCGAAGCTGGCAGAGCTGGTGCAGCACCGGGCGGAGACGCTGCAGGCATACCTCGCCGACTGGAACGAGGACGACGCCACTGCAACAGCCGCGATGCTGAACAAGCTCACCGCATCCCTGAAGAATTCCATCCGGGCAAGGGCGGCCGGAACCACCACTGAACACGAAAAGCAGGAGTCCATTAATGGCTAA
- the iolB gene encoding 5-deoxy-glucuronate isomerase: MTNWVYPLGTAGHGKWDISIGTPDSSLTVNGWAHTGLKVATLAAGAAVELPAADEERIVVPLTGSFTVSVDGRDYPLAGRASVFAGPSDVLYSGTGRAVSISSPDGGRVAVATAPAKASYPTRLVSAAETPVELRGAGNCSRQVHNFGTPAALEADRFIVCEVLTPAGNWSSYPPHKHDEEKDGETSLEEIYYFETQVAAGSGAPSDTDAIGYQRVYASDERPIDVTAEVRTGDVVLVPYGWHGPAMAAPGYDLYYLNVMAGPGPVREWLISDDPHHGWVRQTWENQDIDPRLPFRP, translated from the coding sequence ATGACCAACTGGGTCTACCCCCTGGGCACTGCCGGCCATGGCAAATGGGACATTTCGATCGGAACCCCCGATTCCTCCCTTACCGTGAACGGCTGGGCACACACCGGACTGAAGGTGGCCACCCTGGCCGCGGGCGCCGCCGTCGAACTTCCCGCCGCAGACGAGGAACGCATCGTGGTGCCCCTTACCGGGTCCTTCACGGTCAGCGTTGACGGCAGGGACTACCCGCTGGCAGGCCGGGCGTCGGTCTTCGCAGGCCCAAGCGACGTGCTCTACTCGGGCACCGGACGTGCGGTAAGCATCAGCTCCCCCGACGGCGGCAGGGTTGCCGTGGCCACCGCGCCGGCCAAGGCGTCCTATCCCACCCGACTGGTATCTGCAGCCGAAACCCCCGTCGAACTGCGCGGCGCCGGCAACTGCTCGCGCCAGGTCCACAATTTCGGCACGCCGGCAGCGCTGGAAGCCGACCGCTTCATCGTGTGCGAGGTCCTCACCCCCGCCGGCAACTGGTCCTCCTACCCTCCGCACAAGCACGATGAGGAGAAGGACGGCGAGACCTCCCTCGAGGAGATCTATTACTTCGAGACGCAGGTGGCGGCCGGATCAGGCGCTCCCTCCGACACCGACGCAATCGGCTACCAGCGTGTCTACGCCTCCGACGAGCGGCCCATCGACGTGACGGCCGAGGTGCGCACCGGCGACGTCGTCCTGGTCCCCTACGGCTGGCATGGCCCGGCCATGGCAGCTCCCGGATACGACCTTTACTACCTGAACGTCATGGCGGGACCCGGTCCGGTGCGGGAGTGGCTGATCAGTGACGACCCGCACCACGGCTGGGTCCGGCAAACCTGGGA
- a CDS encoding thiamine pyrophosphate-binding protein — protein MTVSDGPAPAQGSGVRNGGDLVVETLEALGAKTVFGIPGQHALGLFDAMGRGNLHFVSSRVENNSAFAADGYSRATGEVGVLFLSTGPGALTSLAGLQEAYATGVPMVVVASQIPLEGLGARRKGMLHQLDDQKASAANVTKSQRLIQHASGIPSAIQDAWTEAISSPQGPVWLEIPQNVLLDPIMVPPVEDALAEAADNPPRIELVREAVKWLEAAKRPAIIAGGGTRRGRAEKSLLSIAEKLRAPVICTPGGNGAFPWNHELSLQSWIEDRYMTDVLEDADVLVVIGSSLGEVTSNYFTFEPRGRIIQIDAEPRVLESNRPGLGIRADAGQALAALDEALQPGGTAAPDWHGRTPEALVSESLAKVRARLESQDLAKELKFMADIREAVPADMQTFWDMTIAAYWGWSCWDARQGQFHSAQGAGGLGFAFPGAIGAAVGLETLGKPARVLAVSGDGSSMYSIAELATARQHNVPVTWLIVDDGGYGILREYMVGAFGKATATELARPDFVKLAESFGVPATRVPPEGVGDALKAGFAADGPNVVVVETLLKMFGPTHLGG, from the coding sequence GTGACGGTATCGGACGGGCCCGCCCCGGCACAGGGGAGCGGCGTCCGCAATGGCGGGGACCTCGTCGTCGAGACCCTCGAAGCGCTGGGAGCCAAGACGGTCTTCGGCATCCCGGGCCAACACGCCCTGGGCCTCTTCGACGCCATGGGCCGCGGCAACCTGCATTTCGTCTCCTCCCGGGTGGAAAACAACAGCGCCTTTGCCGCAGACGGGTACTCCCGCGCCACCGGCGAAGTGGGCGTGCTGTTCCTCTCCACCGGCCCCGGCGCGCTGACCTCGCTCGCCGGCCTGCAGGAGGCCTACGCCACGGGTGTGCCCATGGTGGTGGTGGCCAGCCAGATTCCTTTGGAGGGCCTGGGCGCGCGGCGCAAGGGCATGCTGCACCAGCTGGACGACCAGAAAGCCTCCGCGGCAAACGTCACCAAGAGCCAGCGGCTCATCCAGCACGCATCCGGCATCCCCTCCGCGATCCAGGACGCCTGGACCGAGGCCATCTCCTCGCCCCAGGGGCCGGTGTGGCTGGAGATCCCCCAGAATGTGCTCCTGGATCCGATCATGGTTCCGCCGGTGGAGGATGCCCTTGCCGAAGCGGCGGACAACCCGCCCCGCATCGAACTGGTGCGCGAGGCCGTGAAGTGGCTGGAAGCAGCAAAACGCCCGGCCATCATCGCCGGTGGCGGGACCCGCCGCGGGAGGGCGGAGAAGTCGCTGCTCTCGATCGCAGAGAAGCTGCGCGCACCGGTCATCTGCACCCCAGGCGGCAACGGCGCTTTCCCTTGGAACCACGAGCTGTCCCTGCAGTCCTGGATTGAGGACCGCTACATGACCGACGTCCTGGAGGACGCCGATGTCCTGGTGGTGATCGGCTCGTCCCTTGGCGAGGTCACCTCCAACTACTTCACCTTCGAGCCCCGGGGCAGGATCATCCAGATCGACGCCGAGCCCCGCGTGCTGGAGTCCAACAGGCCGGGGCTGGGTATTCGGGCCGACGCCGGCCAGGCGCTCGCGGCCCTCGATGAGGCGCTGCAGCCCGGCGGGACTGCAGCGCCGGACTGGCATGGCAGAACCCCGGAAGCACTGGTCAGTGAATCCCTCGCCAAGGTCCGCGCCCGGCTGGAATCGCAGGACCTGGCCAAGGAACTGAAGTTCATGGCCGACATCCGTGAGGCCGTTCCGGCGGACATGCAGACCTTCTGGGATATGACCATCGCCGCGTACTGGGGCTGGTCCTGCTGGGACGCGCGGCAGGGGCAGTTCCATTCCGCGCAGGGTGCCGGCGGGCTGGGCTTCGCATTCCCCGGTGCCATTGGCGCGGCCGTGGGGCTGGAAACACTGGGCAAGCCAGCACGGGTGCTTGCCGTCTCCGGGGACGGTTCGTCCATGTATTCCATCGCGGAACTGGCGACGGCAAGGCAGCACAATGTCCCGGTCACCTGGCTGATAGTGGACGACGGCGGCTACGGCATCCTGCGCGAGTACATGGTGGGCGCGTTCGGCAAAGCCACTGCCACCGAACTCGCCCGGCCGGACTTCGTGAAGCTCGCTGAATCCTTTGGCGTGCCGGCCACACGCGTGCCCCCGGAGGGTGTGGGGGACGCGCTGAAGGCGGGATTCGCTGCCGACGGGCCCAACGTCGTCGTGGTTGAAACCCTGCTGAAGATGTTTGGTCCCACCCACCTGGGCGGCTGA